A window of Citrus sinensis cultivar Valencia sweet orange chromosome 7, DVS_A1.0, whole genome shotgun sequence contains these coding sequences:
- the LOC127898841 gene encoding probable disease resistance protein At1g62630, whose translation MSSLRVLSLRRNDSLTELPSRISSLVSLHHLDLSLTHIRGLPQELKALEKLRYLNLEYTHYLSIIPHQLISGFLKLEVLRLLECGSEGVTKEEGNVLCDDAEPLMRELLGLKRLNVLSWSFRSSLAVQKFFKYPKLDLTWLVFVQNLKELEIIVCTEMEEIICVDKLRDVSDISEIIGSEHNFFTQLESLGILYGPDLKSIYPNPLHFPKLKKIGVYGCPKLKKLPINSSSAKERRVVIEGLKEWWEELQWEDQATQNAFSSGVILGGD comes from the exons ATGTCTTCTCTTAGAGTATTAAGTCTAAGAAGAAATGATTCCCTGACTGAACTACCTTCACGGATTTCAAGTTTGGTTTCATTGCATCATCTTGATCTATCGTTGACTCATATACGTGGGTTGCCGCAAGAGCTGAAGGCGTTGGAGAAGTTGAGATATTTGAACTTGGAGTATACGCATTATTTGTCTATAATTCCACATCAGTTGATATCTGGCTTTTTAAAATTGGAGGTGCTCAGGTTGCTTGAGTGCGGTTCTGAGGGTGTAACAAAAGAAGAAGGTAATGTTCTATGTGACGATGCTGAACCTTTGATGAGGGAATTGCTGGGTTTGAAGCGTTTAAATGTTTTAAGCTGGTCCTTCCGAAGTTCACTTGCTGTccaaaagttttttaaatatccAAAGCTG GACTTAACGTGGCTTGTTTTTGTTCAAAACCTCAAGGAGCTGGAAATAATTGTTTGTACAGAAATGGAAGAAATAATCTGTGTTGATAAACTGAGGGATGTTTCAGATATTTCAGAGATAATCGGATCAGAGCATAACTTTTTCACACAACTCGAATCTCTTGGCATACTGTATGGACCAGATTTAAAGAGCATCTACCCGAATCCCCTGCACTTTCCAAAGCTGAAGAAAATTGGAGTATATGGATGCCCAAAGCTGAAGAAGCTCCCCATCAATTCCAGCAGCGCGAAGGAACGTCGAGTTGTCATCGAGGGATTGAAAGAATGGTGGGAAGAGCTACAATGGGAGGATCAAGCCACCCAAAATGCTTTCTCTTCCGGTGTCATACTTGGGGGggattaa